DNA sequence from the Acidobacteriota bacterium genome:
ACGCCGGCGACCCTTACCGTCGCTGAAGCAACCGCCGGTGTTGTGCCAATTACGTTCACTCGAGCAGCCGGTGCTAATGCTGGGTTGATGACCCTCGATTTTACCACGGGCACCGGCACTCTGGTCAATGGCGTGGGCTGTAACCCGGGCGATGACGGCGTTTCTCAGAGCGCGGTAGCCTGGGGTGCGGGTCAGACACAGCTCGTTCTTAATCTGACGGTCTGCAACGATGCTGTTCCTGAGCCTACGGAAACTTTGATCATTACGATCACCTCAGCTCCGGCCGGAGACACCTTCGCAGGGCAAAGCAGCACGATCACGGTCACTGACGAAGATGCTATCACGTCGATATCGGCGGTTTCGGCTCCTTCCCTTGAGGATGCAGCCACACAGCTCAGCTACACGTTTTCGCGAGCGGGTGTTCCGAACAACTTCCCGCTGCGTGTCAACTTTACGCACGGCGGCGGTCCTGATGCAGCTGACAATAACGCGGCACCAACGATCGATGACCTTACCGTTGATATCGCGGCAAGTACTTGCGATAACGAAACGGTATTTATTAATTCGCCAAACACGGGATTTATCGATATTCCTACTGGGTTGGCTTCATGCACGCTGGTATTCGATACACTCACGGATCTGCGAGTTGAACCGGATGAGAACTATGTCATCACCCTCGCGGCGGGCAACTATACCATCAGTCCTACCGTTGGTGCGAATACCAAGACGGGCGTCATCCTGAATGATGACTTTTCGGCGATCACCTTAAACAGCGATCCCGGTGAAAGCACTGAAGGTAATCCGGGCGCGGCCGGCTCTGTCGCCTTCGATCCGGAGAGAATACAGGATCCTAATAGCCAGTTGCAAACTCTTAACATCCGTTTTGAGACAACGGGTTCTGGTTGCGGAACGGACTATACCGTTACCGTTGGCGGTGGAAATCAGGTTACTGCTTTCAACTGTATCAACGCAACGACCGGACGCGGCGTATTCCAGTACATTGGAGCGGAAGACGATCCGATCAATCTCCCAGTCGTTACTTTTGTTGACGATTCGCGTGTTGAGGCTGACGAACCGGTCACAATGACGATCCTTGCTTTCGATGCTCCGGGAGCTGACCTTCCAGGAGTGCTGAATAACAGCAACACTTATACGATCGGTGCTGACAGTAACGATACTGCAACGATCGACGACGACGATGAAACGATCACGGTCGCTCCTGCGAATTCGCCGTTGTCAGAAGCTGGTCCTGGTGGAATTCAGTTCAACGTTGTTCGTAACTTTAACTCAGTTGGCGGAGCAGTTCCGGATAACGATCCTGCAGTTACTGATGTTTTGACTGTGAATTTCAGCATCTCGTCACTAGCCCCAACGGCTACGCAGGCGAATTGTACTGGTTCTGATTTCACCGTTTCCTCAGGTAGTAATGAGGTTGTGACTTACAACCCGGTCAACTGTACCGGAACGATCGCGTTCCCGGCTGGCGGTGACGTTAATGGTCAGATTCTCGTGACTCCGGTCAACGACAATCTGCCGGAAAACAACGAGACCTTTACGTTGACGATCACGCCTAACACGGGTGCACCAGCTAACAATTATGGCATTGGTCCTGTAGTTGGGCCTGACGGTGCTGTTTCGGGTACCGCTACGGCAGACGGTCAGATCAACAACGACGACCTCCAGGTTATCGTTGGTGTAGCACCGGCGTCCGTTACCGAAGGCAGCCCTTCGGCTCCGAACGCTACAAACATTATCTATACCTTCACGCGTATAGGTGAAACGAACAATCCGACCTGTGCGAACTTCAACGCAACGGGAGTTAGTGCTTCGGCTTTGACCGATTACACGACTTCGTTCGGGGCTGCGACGATCGCTCCTTGTACGAATGCGTTCACGGCAACTGCGGGTGTTTCGCCTGGCAGTATCGGAATCCCTGCAGGAGCAGGTAATCCTGACAATATTGGCGGTGTTCAGGCAAATCAGGCTACGTTTATCGTAAACCCGACTGACGACGCTGATGTCGAAAGCCGATGAAGAAGTCAGATCCGGGTTGATAACCCACTGGCATTGGACAGTTCTACACCGGGTAATCCGGCACAGGCATCAGGCCTCATCCTCAATGACGACGCGGTCGTAAGCATAACGGTTGCTCCGAATGCAGTCCTAGAGGACGGTGCTGCGAACTTGGTTTACACGTTCGAAAGAACACGCGGCACGGCTCGTCCGTTGACTGTTACTCCCAACCCTGACCGGCAGTGCTGGTTTGGATGCTGCAACAGACTTCGAAGGCGGTGTACCGACGCTCGGTAACGGCAAGACGATCATTATCCCAGGCGGTAATGCATCGACAACGCTGGTTATCGATCCGAAGCTCGACACGCTCGTCGAAGCTGATGAAACCGCAACTGCTACGCTCGTTGCAGGGGCAGGCTACACGGTCGGTGCTCCTGGAGCTGCTGCAGGTACGATCACCAATGATGACACCGGCGTTTCGGTTGTTATCACGGGAAGCCAGGGTACGAACACCGCTAAAGAAGGCAACGTTGCTCCATACGCATCGGCTGCTGGTACTCTTACCGCAACCTTCACGCGTACAAGCACTGTTGGTGCACTTAGCGTCAACTTCGTAGTTACGAGCGACACTGGTGCTCTTCAGTCTGACTTCACTGGTGCAACGCTCAGCAACGACGGCAACGCTCCGCTGAATGTTGCATCATTTGCTGACGGTTCGGCAACAGCGACTGTTGTCCTGAACGCAGTGGCAGATAATGACGTCGAGCCTAATGACAACCTTACGGTTACACTCAAGCCCGGCTTGGGATACGCTGACCCAGCAGGTGCTGGTGCTACGTCGACCGGTGTCATCCTCAACGATGACAACGATATCGCTTGCACAGGCCCAACGGGTGGTGCAGTTGGTACCGAAACGGTCGTAACTGAAGGCGGTACATTGACCTATACATGTACCCGAACGTCAGCTGGTGCAGCAGGTGCTGCTAACCTCGCGATCCCGTTCACCGTTACTGGTTCGGCAAGATTCCTCGGCGGCAACGCTGCGGATCCTAACGACTACACCATCGGTGGTGCGGTGTCCGGTGTTTCACAGAACGGCACGGGTGCAACTGGTACCCT
Encoded proteins:
- a CDS encoding LamG domain-containing protein produces the protein MKATKARVFVFLTLVILTAVFSANALTANATAATTDTAASQQSGFIASSFNNILSFFGLAEAAKPAAASTGCDTAPEGLLACYGGDHNAYDAKGIHTGEWVGASRFADGKTGTGAFSFDGGSTVEIQNSPDLNVDSLTVDGWVNLSNRAVIFGLISKGDAYSLEVRNGNPTFVSMNADGVREVLTASNRSIDTDKWVHIAATHDGTTRRLYIDGQEVARDEQKGLFTGDESTLKIGSTRGLTVDGVEVAERAPFVGLVDEVKIFGRALTEREIGVIAEGDRPNAPNGAITITPATLTVAEATAGVVPITFTRAAGANAGLMTLDFTTGTGTLVNGVGCNPGDDGVSQSAVAWGAGQTQLVLNLTVCNDAVPEPTETLIITITSAPAGDTFAGQSSTITVTDEDAITSISAVSAPSLEDAATQLSYTFSRAGVPNNFPLRVNFTHGGGPDAADNNAAPTIDDLTVDIAASTCDNETVFINSPNTGFIDIPTGLASCTLVFDTLTDLRVEPDENYVITLAAGNYTISPTVGANTKTGVILNDDFSAITLNSDPGESTEGNPGAAGSVAFDPERIQDPNSQLQTLNIRFETTGSGCGTDYTVTVGGGNQVTAFNCINATTGRGVFQYIGAEDDPINLPVVTFVDDSRVEADEPVTMTILAFDAPGADLPGVLNNSNTYTIGADSNDTATIDDDDETITVAPANSPLSEAGPGGIQFNVVRNFNSVGGAVPDNDPAVTDVLTVNFSISSLAPTATQANCTGSDFTVSSGSNEVVTYNPVNCTGTIAFPAGGDVNGQILVTPVNDNLPENNETFTLTITPNTGAPANNYGIGPVVGPDGAVSGTATADGQINNDDLQVIVGVAPASVTEGSPSAPNATNIIYTFTRIGETNNPTCANFNATGVSASALTDYTTSFGAATIAPCTNAFTATAGVSPGSIGIPAGAGNPDNIGGVQANQATFIVNPTDDADVESR